The Parabacteroides sp. AD58 genome includes a window with the following:
- a CDS encoding S8 family peptidase: protein MKYWLLFLCLFAAVPSWSENTYYRFRVYLKDKGNQTCNTDHPEAFLSEAAILRREQQQIPVSYSDLPISNSYKEQLANCGCALITESRWLSTVVVEYPDSSLVEKLKRLAFVDSVCWVWKGKHIPLQESDHTETLHIDKKTLRNRYGYAQKQIRMMKGDKLHKRGFKGKGMRIAVIDAGFTDVNRIDAFASTHIEGTRNIVYPGKTVYASDAHGTKVLSCLAANLPGIMTGTAPEATYWLIKSEDSNGESPIEQDYWAAAVEYADSVGAYIISSSLGYFDFDEPATDYTHEDLTGRKAFISQAAQMAAEKGLLVFTSAGNEGNTRWEKITVPADTPDILTVGAVTEKQKRSDFSSMGPTANGRIKPDVAAMGTNCCVIEPGGFIRQANGTSFSTPILAGLGACLWQALPQLNAAEIRVLIRQYASQAKQPDNELGYGVPNMYKSYKAGLKDGSKRR from the coding sequence ATGAAATACTGGTTGCTATTTTTATGTCTGTTCGCCGCCGTTCCCTCATGGAGTGAAAATACTTATTACCGGTTTCGTGTCTATCTGAAAGACAAGGGGAATCAGACCTGTAACACCGATCATCCGGAAGCGTTTCTTTCTGAAGCGGCTATTCTTCGCAGGGAACAACAGCAAATACCTGTCTCCTATTCAGATTTACCTATCTCCAACTCGTATAAAGAACAATTAGCCAACTGCGGATGTGCGCTTATCACGGAAAGCCGCTGGCTGTCGACTGTAGTAGTTGAATATCCGGACAGTAGTCTGGTTGAGAAGCTGAAACGACTGGCATTTGTCGACTCTGTCTGCTGGGTATGGAAAGGAAAGCATATTCCCTTACAGGAATCTGATCATACAGAAACTTTACACATAGATAAGAAAACTCTCCGCAACCGGTATGGCTATGCGCAAAAGCAGATCCGGATGATGAAAGGAGATAAACTCCATAAACGGGGATTCAAAGGTAAAGGGATGCGTATCGCCGTGATTGATGCCGGATTTACAGATGTAAACCGCATTGATGCTTTTGCTTCTACCCATATTGAAGGGACACGTAACATTGTATATCCGGGGAAAACAGTCTATGCCAGCGACGCACATGGAACGAAAGTATTGTCGTGCCTGGCAGCTAATTTACCGGGGATTATGACGGGCACAGCTCCTGAAGCAACCTATTGGCTGATCAAGAGTGAAGACTCCAATGGAGAATCACCGATTGAACAGGATTACTGGGCTGCTGCCGTGGAATATGCCGACAGTGTCGGGGCTTATATCATCAGTTCTTCTTTAGGTTATTTCGACTTTGATGAACCGGCTACCGACTATACGCACGAAGACCTGACTGGCCGGAAGGCATTTATCTCTCAAGCGGCACAGATGGCGGCAGAAAAAGGGCTCTTGGTATTTACCAGTGCCGGCAATGAGGGAAATACCCGATGGGAAAAGATTACCGTTCCGGCTGACACGCCGGATATTTTGACCGTCGGAGCTGTAACTGAAAAACAGAAAAGAAGTGATTTCAGTTCCATGGGTCCTACTGCCAACGGGCGAATCAAACCTGACGTCGCAGCTATGGGCACAAACTGTTGTGTCATTGAACCGGGAGGTTTCATCCGTCAAGCCAACGGGACTTCTTTTTCTACCCCTATCTTAGCCGGATTAGGAGCCTGCTTGTGGCAGGCACTGCCTCAACTGAATGCGGCCGAAATACGGGTATTGATCAGGCAATATGCTTCGCAGGCCAAGCAACCGGATAACGAATTAGGCTATGGCGTGCCGAATATGTATAAATCCTATAAAGCGGGATTAAAAGATGGAAGCAAACGGAGATGA
- a CDS encoding TolB family protein yields the protein MKLYSFISILLVGLVQTACDLKIPDQAQPGDIQLFPDYESVTIPVNIAPLNFRFLADDTKGITLLKTSNKELKVEADKGVFNIPASDWKDLLQDAQGKEIQVIVYFTDKTNTWKRKDFPIYVSSDSIDAYLTYRRIFPGYRMWNEMGIYQRCVENFVEKPVITNQYTNNSCLNCHSFCQQNGDKWSFHQRAYYNGTYLIEKDQIKKITLEKNGQAAAFVYPYWHPSGKYIAFSTNETHQDFHFSDPNRIEVYDESSDILIYDLEKEIAYSTPWLNSSRHFETFPTFTPDGKALIYCSADSVAMPDQYRDVKYNLLKVSFNPENGEIGSEIDTLYNARKEGRSIKFPRISPDGKYLLYTISDYGNFSIWHKDADLRLLHLDTFETDSLKAVNSPDVESYHSWSSNGHWFVFSSRRLDGLFTRPFVAHIDSDGKASKPFLLPQESPAYYDNSLFSFNIPEFSKTPIRLSQKELVQASKEMEAKVIPFVCPAE from the coding sequence GACATCCAGCTTTTTCCCGATTATGAATCGGTTACCATTCCCGTAAACATAGCGCCGCTGAACTTCCGCTTTCTGGCCGACGATACGAAGGGAATAACACTGTTGAAAACTTCCAACAAAGAGTTGAAAGTAGAAGCAGACAAGGGAGTTTTCAACATACCTGCATCAGACTGGAAAGACCTGCTACAAGATGCACAAGGAAAAGAAATTCAAGTAATCGTCTATTTCACAGATAAGACAAACACCTGGAAAAGAAAGGATTTCCCCATATACGTATCATCAGATTCTATTGATGCCTACCTGACTTATCGCCGTATTTTCCCAGGTTATCGGATGTGGAATGAGATGGGGATTTATCAACGATGTGTTGAAAACTTTGTTGAAAAACCTGTTATTACCAACCAGTATACCAATAACAGTTGCCTGAACTGCCATTCGTTCTGTCAGCAGAACGGAGATAAGTGGTCATTCCACCAACGGGCATATTACAACGGAACATACCTGATCGAAAAGGATCAGATAAAGAAAATCACCTTAGAGAAGAACGGACAAGCCGCAGCCTTCGTTTATCCATACTGGCATCCAAGCGGAAAGTATATTGCTTTTTCAACCAACGAGACCCATCAGGATTTTCACTTCTCCGATCCAAATCGGATTGAAGTTTATGACGAAAGTTCTGATATCCTCATCTATGACTTGGAAAAAGAAATAGCCTACAGCACACCCTGGCTGAATTCGTCCCGTCATTTTGAGACTTTCCCGACTTTTACACCTGATGGGAAAGCTCTGATTTACTGTTCAGCCGATTCAGTTGCTATGCCAGATCAATACAGGGATGTAAAATACAACTTATTAAAAGTCTCGTTTAATCCGGAAAACGGAGAAATTGGAAGCGAAATCGATACCTTATATAATGCCCGGAAAGAAGGACGAAGCATCAAATTCCCCCGGATTTCTCCCGACGGAAAATACCTGCTCTATACCATTTCTGATTATGGAAACTTCTCCATCTGGCATAAAGACGCGGATTTACGCCTGCTTCATTTAGACACATTCGAAACCGACAGTCTCAAGGCAGTCAACAGTCCGGACGTTGAGAGCTATCATTCCTGGAGCAGCAACGGGCATTGGTTCGTATTTTCCAGCCGCCGCCTGGACGGCTTGTTTACACGCCCGTTCGTCGCCCATATCGACAGCGACGGAAAAGCCAGCAAGCCATTTCTCCTGCCACAAGAATCACCGGCCTATTACGATAATTCCCTGTTTTCATTCAACATACCGGAATTTTCCAAAACGCCCATCCGCCTGTCACAGAAAGAACTGGTACAAGCATCCAAGGAAATGGAAGCAAAAGTCATTCCGTTTGTCTGTCCAGCTGAATGA
- a CDS encoding FKBP-type peptidyl-prolyl cis-trans isomerase: MKKVNVLAAASAVVLGLAATSCDSKQNVSLSNDVDSVSYAIGVSTGAGYKENLKTLPGGEANVDALIAGFVEAIKGDSTKMTPEKAREYMQTYFVQASAKEAKKNKEEGEKFLAENKTKSGVITTESGLQYQVITEGTGAKPTEKDRVKVHYTGTLLDGTKFDSSVDRGEPAEFGVNQVIKGWTEGLQLMPVGSKYIFWIPSELAYGERAAGPDIKPNSVLKFEVELLEIVK; encoded by the coding sequence ATGAAAAAAGTAAATGTTTTGGCTGCAGCATCTGCAGTCGTATTGGGTCTTGCTGCTACCTCTTGCGATTCAAAGCAGAATGTCAGCTTGAGCAATGATGTAGATAGCGTCAGCTATGCAATTGGTGTCAGCACTGGTGCTGGTTACAAAGAAAATCTGAAGACATTACCGGGTGGTGAAGCCAATGTGGATGCACTGATCGCCGGCTTTGTAGAAGCAATCAAAGGTGATTCAACCAAAATGACTCCGGAAAAAGCACGCGAATACATGCAAACATACTTTGTTCAGGCATCTGCTAAAGAAGCAAAGAAGAACAAAGAAGAAGGTGAAAAATTCCTGGCTGAAAATAAAACAAAGAGCGGCGTAATCACTACAGAAAGTGGTTTGCAATATCAGGTTATCACAGAAGGTACGGGAGCAAAACCGACAGAAAAAGACCGTGTAAAAGTTCATTATACGGGAACTTTGCTGGATGGAACCAAGTTCGACAGCTCTGTTGATCGTGGCGAACCGGCAGAATTTGGTGTTAACCAGGTTATCAAAGGCTGGACAGAAGGTTTGCAATTGATGCCTGTTGGTTCTAAATATATCTTCTGGATTCCTTCTGAACTGGCTTACGGAGAACGTGCTGCTGGTCCGGATATCAAGCCGAACAGCGTTCTGAAGTTCGAAGTTGAATTGCTGGAAATCGTAAAATAA
- a CDS encoding Lrp/AsnC family transcriptional regulator yields the protein MEKIDKLDHQILNIISKNARIPFKDVAEECGVSRAAIHQRVQRLIDMNVIVGSGYHINPKILGYNTCTYIGVKLERGSMYKDVVPELEKIPEVVECHFTTGPYTMLVKLYARDNEHLMELLNSKIQEIPGVTATETLISLRQNIKREIPICKNIDE from the coding sequence ATGGAAAAAATAGACAAACTAGATCATCAGATCCTGAATATTATTTCAAAGAACGCCCGTATTCCGTTTAAGGATGTGGCAGAAGAATGCGGTGTATCGCGTGCTGCCATCCATCAACGTGTACAACGCCTGATTGATATGAACGTCATTGTTGGTTCTGGGTATCACATCAATCCTAAAATCTTGGGATATAACACATGTACCTATATTGGAGTAAAGCTCGAAAGAGGCTCCATGTATAAAGATGTTGTGCCAGAATTGGAAAAAATTCCGGAAGTAGTTGAATGCCATTTTACCACAGGTCCGTATACCATGCTGGTTAAATTGTACGCCCGCGACAATGAGCACCTGATGGAACTGCTGAACTCAAAGATTCAGGAAATCCCGGGTGTAACAGCTACCGAGACATTGATTTCTTTGCGTCAGAACATCAAACGAGAAATACCAATCTGCAAAAATATCGATGAATAA
- a CDS encoding FKBP-type peptidyl-prolyl cis-trans isomerase, with protein MDKVSYALGLSIGNNFLNSGIKNLQVEDFVKGLTDVLNEKQPDITYDEAKEVINEFFIKLQKEKMEINKKAGEEFLHINKGRAGVVELPSGLQYQVLKQGNGAKPKATDKVKCHYHGTLINGTVFDSSVQRGQPAVFGVNQVIPGWVEALQLMPVGSKWRLFIPSNLAYGEQGAGEMIEPNSTLIFDVELLDIVK; from the coding sequence ATGGATAAAGTTAGCTACGCACTTGGATTAAGCATTGGGAATAATTTCCTGAACTCAGGTATCAAGAATCTGCAGGTTGAAGACTTCGTAAAAGGTTTAACGGATGTATTGAACGAAAAACAGCCGGACATCACTTATGACGAGGCAAAAGAAGTCATCAATGAATTCTTTATCAAACTGCAGAAAGAGAAGATGGAAATCAACAAAAAAGCAGGAGAAGAATTCTTACACATAAACAAAGGAAGAGCGGGTGTAGTAGAATTACCCAGCGGACTTCAGTATCAGGTGCTGAAACAAGGCAACGGAGCCAAGCCGAAAGCAACCGATAAAGTAAAATGCCACTATCATGGAACATTGATCAACGGTACTGTATTCGACAGTTCTGTTCAACGCGGACAACCGGCTGTATTTGGTGTTAACCAGGTTATCCCGGGTTGGGTAGAGGCCTTGCAGTTAATGCCGGTAGGTTCAAAATGGCGTCTGTTCATTCCGTCTAATCTGGCCTACGGAGAACAGGGAGCCGGCGAAATGATTGAACCGAACAGCACACTGATCTTTGATGTTGAGTTGCTGGACATCGTTAAGTAA
- the xseA gene encoding exodeoxyribonuclease VII large subunit yields the protein MEANGDDKTIFTLSELTGAVRDTLEATFPEAYWVRAETSDVRVNAASGHCYLEFVEKNPKTNQLVAKARGSIWAKVFRMLKPYFEMETGQTFTSGLKVLVKVTIEFHELYGFSLNVVDIDPTYTIGDMARKRQEIIRQLQAEGIFTLNKELPFPDFPTRIAVITSPTAAGYEDFLNQLLHNQAGYPFYPKLFPALMQGEKTEESVISALERIDACREFFDVVVIIRGGGATSDLNSFDSYLLAAHCAQFPLPIITGIGHERDDTIVDLVAHTRLKTPTAVAAFLIHCLDLQAATLSDLEERFTQEVRSWLKEESYTLQQIGTRFPMLVKNRLEKNLSGLQVLAAQLPGIIQRSVNREESGMEQLKQRIRVATDSRFTREFRFLELKEQFIRMASPEYILQRGYSLTLQQGKIIKTVKDVQTNEPLTTRFMDGEVVSDVQQIIEKES from the coding sequence ATGGAAGCAAACGGAGATGATAAAACGATATTTACCTTGTCTGAACTGACCGGAGCGGTCCGGGATACGTTAGAAGCTACTTTTCCGGAGGCTTACTGGGTCCGTGCCGAGACGAGTGATGTGCGCGTCAATGCCGCCTCGGGGCATTGTTATCTGGAATTTGTAGAAAAGAACCCGAAAACCAACCAGCTGGTGGCGAAGGCCCGCGGTTCCATCTGGGCAAAGGTATTCCGAATGCTGAAGCCTTACTTTGAGATGGAAACCGGACAGACTTTCACATCGGGACTGAAGGTACTGGTAAAAGTAACCATCGAGTTCCACGAATTATACGGATTCAGCCTGAATGTGGTTGACATTGATCCGACATACACGATCGGAGACATGGCCCGTAAGCGGCAGGAAATTATCCGTCAGCTACAGGCCGAAGGTATCTTCACGCTCAACAAAGAACTTCCATTTCCGGATTTTCCTACCCGGATTGCCGTCATCACCTCACCGACGGCGGCCGGATACGAGGATTTTCTGAATCAGCTGTTGCACAACCAGGCCGGTTATCCCTTTTATCCCAAACTTTTCCCAGCACTGATGCAAGGCGAGAAAACGGAAGAATCGGTCATTTCGGCCCTCGAACGTATTGATGCCTGCCGGGAATTTTTCGATGTTGTCGTCATTATTCGAGGTGGTGGTGCGACTTCCGATCTGAACAGCTTCGATTCGTATTTACTGGCAGCCCATTGTGCCCAGTTTCCGTTACCGATTATTACCGGAATAGGCCACGAGCGGGATGACACGATCGTGGACTTAGTGGCACATACCCGACTGAAGACACCGACGGCAGTCGCCGCTTTCCTGATTCATTGTCTTGACCTCCAGGCAGCCACCTTAAGCGATTTGGAAGAACGGTTCACGCAGGAAGTCAGAAGCTGGCTCAAAGAAGAATCTTATACCTTGCAGCAGATCGGAACCCGATTCCCTATGTTAGTGAAGAACCGGTTGGAAAAGAATCTGTCCGGATTGCAGGTTCTGGCCGCCCAGTTACCCGGTATTATCCAACGTTCCGTCAACCGGGAAGAATCAGGTATGGAACAGCTGAAACAACGCATACGAGTAGCAACAGACAGCCGTTTCACCCGGGAATTCCGTTTCCTGGAGCTAAAAGAGCAATTCATCCGTATGGCTTCGCCGGAATATATCCTGCAACGGGGTTACAGCCTTACACTGCAACAAGGTAAGATTATCAAGACGGTGAAGGATGTTCAGACCAACGAGCCGCTCACCACCCGTTTCATGGATGGAGAAGTTGTTTCAGACGTTCAGCAAATTATAGAGAAAGAATCATAA